From Bacillus sp. Marseille-P3661:
ACACCAGCTCTGTTTAATCCTTGAAGTAATCCTAGAAGTCCGCCTAGTAATAATGCGATAAATGCAACAGATAAATATGATTTCGATATCTTAGCGTCTTCTACATTAACTCCTAAAACATGATTTGCTTTTTGCTTAAATGTTGTTGTTGTTTTTAAAGCTGTTTGCACTTTCTTTCCCCCCTTTATTTAACCGTAATTGTAGTACTCATTACTTGGTGTCCTGCACCGCAATACTCATTACATAAAACTAAATATTCGCCTGGTTCTTCAAATTTCTGCGTAATTTTTGTGACATGACCTGGCAATACCATTGCATTAAGGTTTGTGCCTGCCACTTGGAAACCGTGAGTAACGTCTTTTGAAGTCATTGTAAAATGTACTGTTGCACCTGCTGGGACTTCAATATTCATCGGTGTAAAACTAAATAATTGTAATGTCATTACGACTTCATATTCGTTCTCGCCAATTTGCTTAATGCCTGGCTCGTCAAATGGTGCTGTTTCATCAACTTTCTGCGGATCAATTGTTTCCATCCCACCCGGAGGTCCCATTTCTAATGCGTAAGCTTGATAACCAGTAATAATCATAAACATCATGATCATTCCAAAACTTATAGTTAGCCAAATCTTTTCATCTAAATGCATTTTCATCTCTCCCCTTCCTAAAACCTATCCATATATAATCCGTATAATATTAAATAAGTACCAAGAATAACTGCTCCAACAATTCCTACCGAAATCCAAGTACCAACTTTTGAAGTTTCATGAACTGTCTCAATTTGCACCTCTTCTTGAGTATCAATTGTATTAACCTCTGTAGCTTTCATTGAATTTTCCCCCCTTTGTTTTCTTACCTTTATAATAGTTGCGAAACATTCTCGTTGAAGTGAGTCAAATCACAGGCGAAAGCCCAGAAAAACCACCTTAAATACCCCTAACACTATAGAAAACTTATAAGTATCAAGGACTAATTAAAAATGTGTCGGATTTGTGAATAAAAAATTTATTAAACTATTATGTTTAATAATATCTCTAAAGTGGATACTCAGATGTTGTTCTGGCATTTGTAAGTCTTTTTTAACCGAATCAAGTTGCTTATTAACAACGTAGTATGGAGCGAACAGTTATATTTAATTGAATGCCGTTTAAGCACTTATATAACGACTATTACGTACAATGTATGGAATGAAAAACTATACAGGTGAGAGGATAATTGTATGTTTTGTAGAAGAGATGTCTATCGAATTGACCCTGAAAAGGTTTGCGATTTTACTAGTTATTTTGAAAAATTCATAGTGCCTAATCAAATTAAAAACGGTGCAAAACTGATCGGGCAATGGATTACAGAAACAGAAAGTGAAATCATTACCATGTGGGAATACCCTAGCTATGAGGACTATTTGAGAATAGAGGAACGAGTTAAAAGAGATGTAATATACCAACGAGCTCAAAGCTATCTAAAAAAGATTGGCATGCCCTACTTAAACACCAATCAAGATTATTTAACTCAGACGGGGACATACAACCAAACTCCCAAGCAGAACGTATCTGTCAGTGGGTATATTACAAACGACAATGGCGAAACTTTACTAGTAACAACATATTGGAGAGAAGATACTTGGGAATTACCCGGTGGCGGAGTGGATAATGGTGAAACATTGGATAAAGCCCTTATTCGAGAAATCTATGAGGAAACTGGTTTAATTGTAAAATTACAAGGTGTAACAGGGGTTTACTCAAACGGCAATACTGTGTCGGTCGTTTTTCGAGGAGTTTGGACTGGCGGCTCTTTAACTACATCAGCTGAAACGAAAGCTG
This genomic window contains:
- a CDS encoding NUDIX domain-containing protein produces the protein MFCRRDVYRIDPEKVCDFTSYFEKFIVPNQIKNGAKLIGQWITETESEIITMWEYPSYEDYLRIEERVKRDVIYQRAQSYLKKIGMPYLNTNQDYLTQTGTYNQTPKQNVSVSGYITNDNGETLLVTTYWREDTWELPGGGVDNGETLDKALIREIYEETGLIVKLQGVTGVYSNGNTVSVVFRGVWTGGSLTTSAETKAVRFVKLDSSNVLKYIKRGKFIPRVLDAMNVRCIPYESFKVRPYQLLERLEGRE
- a CDS encoding cytochrome c oxidase subunit II; translated protein: MKMHLDEKIWLTISFGMIMMFMIITGYQAYALEMGPPGGMETIDPQKVDETAPFDEPGIKQIGENEYEVVMTLQLFSFTPMNIEVPAGATVHFTMTSKDVTHGFQVAGTNLNAMVLPGHVTKITQKFEEPGEYLVLCNEYCGAGHQVMSTTITVK